One window of the Populus trichocarpa isolate Nisqually-1 chromosome 9, P.trichocarpa_v4.1, whole genome shotgun sequence genome contains the following:
- the LOC7467387 gene encoding 18.1 kDa class I heat shock protein, with protein sequence MAMIPSFFNNRSRDIIFDPFSSFDPFKDFPFPSSPLIPRENSALVNTRIDWTETPEAHVFKADLPGLKKEEVKVEIEDDRVLQISGERNVEKEDMNDTWHRVERSSGKFLRRFKLPENVKTDQVKAGMENGVLTVTVPKKEVKKPDAKKTIEISG encoded by the coding sequence ATGGCAATGATCCCAAGCTTCTTCAACAACCGATCACGAGACATCATCTTCGACCCGTTCTCTTCTTTCGATCCATTCAAGGACTTCCCTTTCCCTTCATCTCCCCTCATCCCTCGCGAGAATTCAGCTCTCGTTAACACTCGCATTGACTGGACAGAGACCCCAGAGGCCCATGTATTCAAAGCAGATCTCCCGGGGCTTAAAAAGGAGGAAGTGAAAGTCGAGATCGAAGATGACAGGGTGCTTCAAATTAGCGGGGAGAGGAACGTGGAGAAGGAAGACATGAATGATACATGGCATCGTGTTGAACGTAGCAGTGGCAAGTTCTTGAGAAGGTTCAAACTGCCTGAGAATGTCAAGACAGATCAAGTCAAGGCTGGTATGGAAAACGGGGTGCTTACTGTCACTGTGCCTAAGAAGGAAGTCAAGAAACCAGATGCCAAGAAGACTATTGAAATCTccggttaa